The Candidatus Defluviibacterium haderslevense DNA window TTAGGCTGGATGTGTCTTCGCTCGATGCACAGGATTGCAGTGAAGCCTGGCTACAGGAAGCCAAATTTCAATTAGATACTTTTATAATTTCCTACAGACCACAAACAGGTTTAAATTATTCCGACTCCATAAATTCTAAGATTAAGTCTTACAGATTGGAAGATTGTGAAGCGACCTATTGGATTAATTATTACAGAGCCGAGTTGCTTGAATTGAATAATAGACACCAGGAAGCATTGGATATATATTATACTTTATCTTCGACAGCCAAAGAATTACAGAAATGGGACTTATTTGTTTCAATTCAAATTTCAATTGCACGCGTTATGGAAACCATAAACCGTGGAGATGATTGCCTTCGACATTTAAAAATGGCAAAAGAATATATAGACCATAAACAATTATTGAATTTATATGCATTCTATGGTGTGCGTATGTCTAGTTATCAAAGGATATTTAACAGTAAAGACAGTGCTTACTTTTATGCACAACAGGCAGTAGACTATGGTATAAAATATAATGCCCCAAGGCAAATCGCTGATGGATATTATTTATTAGGTATATTAACATCCAATATAGACACTTCCTACTATTTACTACAACAATCCTATAAGCAGTTTTTACTCAATAAAAACTATAATGGAGCCACCTCTATGGCTAAAAATATTCAAAACAAAATTAAAAATACTAAATTTTCAAATCAATCACCTGCTTGGCTTGATACCATATCAAAATACATTGTCCTCATTAAAGAGCACAACTATACTTATCATTACTTACTGAATAAGTATTATGAAGAAATTTCTGATCGGTATTTTTTTAAAAATAATCTGGACTCTGCTTATTATTATTTAAAGCTTTCTAAAGAGCACATGAAACAATCGGATATTAATGTCAATCAAACAGAAATTTCACAAGCAGAAATAGACAATATCACTTCAACCGAAAGGTTTAAGGCCGAAGCATTAACCAGACAAACTAAATTCCAGAAAATACTCTTATCAATCTTAGTCTTAGGTCTAATATCCGCGCTAATAGTAGCCTATAATCTAAATTCAAAAAAAATAAAAATCGAAAAACAAAGAACACTTATCCAAAATCAAAACGAAGAACTAGCTCATTCTTTCCAAAGACAAAGCATGTTGTTGTCCGAAATTCATCATCGGGTAAAAAATAATCTTCAACTTGTTATTAGTCTATTAACACTACATTTTAATAAAGTAAAAGATAATAAAGAATATCAATATTTGGAAGATATTTCAAATAAGGTTAGAAGTATTGCACTTATACATGAACACTTATACCATACAGAACAATTTGAAAAAATTGAATTAAAATCGTATTTGAAGGATTTATTAGAGCATTATTTAGCCCTCCATACATCGGATACTGAATTTGCATATGAGATTATAGAGGACCAAGCTATTCATTTAAATCTTGAGACGGTTATGCCAATAGGTATCATTTGTACGGAACTCATCAGTAATTCTCTAAAATATGGAAGAAGACCGGATCAGATGTTGAAATTGGAATTTAAACTTCAATCCTTGGAGTCCAAGTACATTCTAAAATTTCATGATAATGGCATCGAAACCAATAGAAAATTCACGGATCAAATTAAATCAGGAATGGGCACGTTATTAATCGATAGTATGGTGCGACAACTTCAGGCGCAATCTTCACCCACAATCAACGGAACGGCTTCGTTCAACTTAGTGTTCCAGGAAAAGATCATATCTAAAGTATGAACAATCTAAAAGTATTAATTGTCGAAGATGAAGTATTGATCGCTGAAACGATCCGCATGTATTTAGAAGAACTTAATTACATAGTAACTGCAATTTGTATTTCTTATGATGAAGCCATTGAAGCTTTCCATTTAAACACGCCTGATCTAGTATTATTGGATATTCGATTATTTGGCGCAAAATCCGGAATTGATGTAGCTCATTATTTAAACAGTCTGGACAACAAACCTCCATATGTTTTTCTTACCTCACAGATTGATAAACGAATATTAGATGCAGCTATTCAAACCCTACCCTATGGCTATATTACAAAACCCTTTTTGAAAGAAACATTGTGGGCGAGTATTGAGACTGCATATCATATGTATAAATCTCATATAGGTGAAGATGATTCTATTATTATCAACGATGGCAAAAAGAATCACATCCTTTCCTTGGATAAAATTCTTATGTTACAGGCAGATCATGTTTATACTCGATTTATTATGAATGATCATATTGAATATTTGTGTAGAAACCCGCTACATCATTTTCAGAATAAATTACCCAATACAGAATTTGTTAAATGTCACAGGAGCTATGTAGTCAATCTTCGATATATTAAAAATTGGAATTCTTTTGAATTAACCATGAACAATGGCACAAAAGTTCCAATAAGTAAATCGCATCGAGATCTGGTTTACCAACTGCTAAACAAATAATTATATTACACTCTACTTTACTTTATCTTATTAGCGAAGTAAATTTTGGTATTACTTTATCAACAATTTTCCTGTATCCGACACTTTATTTTCATTCCTTATTTTATATAGGTAAATATTTGCAGGTAGGTTCAAATTAAATTCCGTTATTGGTTTTATTATTGATGCCCTATAAACGATTACTCCTAATAGATTAAATATTTCAATTTCTGTGGCTACACTTTCTTTCATTTCTAAAATAAAAGTTCCACTTGATGGATTTGGGTATATTATACTTTTGTTTTCATGATTCAGATTATCGGTGTTAGTTGCTGCTGTAATTTTAAATGTTTTTGAGCAAATCGTACCATTATAATTTGCCATAAAAGTATAGATCCCCGGAGTGGTTGGCAATTTTTTTGAAAAACCATTAATTCTTGTTTTATTAGCTGCAGTTGACATATAAGTCCAACTGGTAAAAGTTGTTCCATCTGGATTTAGTATACTCATGTTCGCCGTTAATCCTGACATTTCTTCTCTAATAAATATATAGAATTTTGCAAATCCAGGAGCGAGTCCAGCTCCCTGAAAAGGAATTTGAAAGACATCACTTTCATTCGGCGTTTCTGTAGCAGGACAAGCTGGAAAAACAATATCAGTAGTATTTACTGACACCTTAACAATTCCTGTTTCCATATAAGATTTTTGATTAGCCCACCAGGATATAGCATTCAAGGTATTACAATTTCCTGCATAGGGATCTACTCTTGTCGCGACAGTACTTCCTGCCCAAACCTCAAAATGCAGATGCGGACCAGTTGAACTTCCTGAACTCCCGACTATTCCTAGATATTCACCAGCCAAAACAGATTCACCAATGACTTTTTTAGTCAATGAATTCTTTTTCATATGCCAATAATTGGCTTGTGAACCATCAGCATGTCTGATGATCAAATAATTTGCTGTTTGATTATTCGCCGCACAGTTCTTATCAAATTCACCATCATGTTTGTTTATTATAATTCCGGGTGCAGCTGCAATGACTTCAACAAAATCATGATCCATTTTATAAAAATTAAATGGCCAAATAGAAATATCAGTTCCACGATGACCGTCATAAGTATTCGTCCCACAGCTAAAATCCTGTATGGTTCCTGAAACGGTATTCTGATCTACATAGGCCGATATACGATAAAAACTACAATCGCTTAATCCATTAGCAGCTTTCAATGGCCAATTAAATAAGGTAACAGCTGCAGAATTTTCATGGAGTACTCCCTTGGATTGAAGTAATTGAATATTTTCTTTACAACTTTGTTCAATCATTAAATATTGCTCTTCCGAAATGCAAGGATGCTCAGCATTATTGGATGAAAAATTTCCATAGTCTTCATTACTTATTTGAAAACCTGAATTCACTTGACCAAAGGAAATACTTATAAATAGGAAAAACAATAAACACCAAATTAATAACATCACTTTTTTCATAACCCTATTTTATTCTTGTTAAAGGTACTTCGTTTATTGGAAAATATTAGTATTTACTCTTGAATTCTTAAATCTATTACACTTAATCCGACACCGATCATTATGCAATTCTATTTCAATCATTAACCACTTTAACTGTTTGGGTTTCATGTTTCGTAATAAACTGAATTAAATAAACGCCCTTACCAAATGGACTTAAATCATAACTCAATTCATTTAAACCCTTACTATACTCCACTGTTTTAGAGTCAATGACAATTCCTTCGATATTAATGAATTGCATTTTACCAACTGCTGCTTCCAAACCAATAAATGATATTTGGATGGTACCACTTGTAGGATTGGGAAAAATATTCAGTGCAGGCGACTCAAGCTTTCTACTTGTCAAGCTACTACAAGGCAGAGGTAAAGTAAGTTTATTTGGTGCACCGATACCACAAGCATTTACTCCACTAACTGTAATGTCGCCTGCACTATTTCCGATTAATACTTGTATGATATTCGTGTTAGCACCACTTGTAATTACACATCCTTGTGGTACGGTCCATTCATAAGATGTAGCGCCTGGAATTTTTGCAATATAATAATTTTGCAAGGTCCCTGCACAAGGATTAGTCACACCAAAAATTTTACTTGCGGCAGGAGGCGTACCAGTTACATTGATTGTTCTTACTAAACTAGAACCACAGGAATTAACGGCTACGACACTAATAGTACCTGTAGTGAATAATGGAAATGAAATAGTCATTATTGTATCTCCTGGACTTGGATTGGAGTTTATTACAGCGCCTAAAATATTAGTTGTCCATGTGTAAGCGCTTGCACCAATTATTTTGTTTGTCTTGTAAACTGATGTGGTATTGCAATTTGAATATGCTGATCCGGAAATTGATGTTGGAATAGGAGGAACAGAGTTAATAACTAATTTTCTAATCGGACTTAAACCACATTCATTATACATGACTACACTCAAAGTCCCATTTTTGAAAATTGGACCAAACTGTAAAGTTATTTGATTTGTTGCTTGTCCTTGTATAATACTTGCTCCTGAAGGTGCCGACCAGTGATAGTAAGTATTATTTACCAATGGAACAGAATATTGCTTAATTGAATTAGCACAAACTGCACTGCTTTCACCAACTATGGGTTCCGGCATAGGTGGCACCTGATTAACGGTCACGAGCATAGGATCAGAAATTCCATTACAACCATTTTCATCAGTTATAGTAACGATGAATTGTCCTGAAGTAGTGACGTTAATTTGTTGATCAATAGACCCATTATTCCATAAATACGATGTAGCAGGATTCGAACTCAATATAACTGAATTACCTTGACAAAATGCGGTTTCCGAACTTGCACCTATTTCTGCAATGGGAAGTTCATGTACAATTACAGCTGTAACTGGTGATATTCCTATACACCCATTAATATCTGTAATGGTTACTTGGTAATTTCCTGATGTTGGAACATTGATTTCTTGCGTGGTGGCACCTGTATTCCATAAATAAGTAGATGCCAATTCAGACTTTAACATGACATTTTCACCTTGACAAAACGTTGTAGGAACGCTAGCTAAAATAGTTGATAATATTTGATCATTGACTTGAACTGAAGTAACTGAAGAAACAGCTGTACAACCATTTGCATCAGTAATCGTTACAACATAATCTCCAGTAGATTCTACAACAATATCTTGAGTCGTTGATCCATTATTCCACATAAAATGCTCTGCATCATTTGCACTCAATACAACTTGTCCACCATGACAAAAAGTAGTAGGTCCATTGGCTGTAATTGTTGCCTGAATTGGATCTGGTTGCAATACATTCAATGATAAACTTGCTGAACATCCATTATCATCCGATACAGAAACTTGGTATTCATTTGCTGACAAATTAATAAGATTTACTTCAGCTTGGACAGGATTTGAATTCCATATATAACTATAAGTGTTTGGCAGCTCATAACTGACTATAATATTATCTACGGAAGCAGGTGCTTGACTTCCATAATCATAAT harbors:
- a CDS encoding sensor histidine kinase, whose product is MKIKDFIVSFIVLYVMLRLDVSSLDAQDCSEAWLQEAKFQLDTFIISYRPQTGLNYSDSINSKIKSYRLEDCEATYWINYYRAELLELNNRHQEALDIYYTLSSTAKELQKWDLFVSIQISIARVMETINRGDDCLRHLKMAKEYIDHKQLLNLYAFYGVRMSSYQRIFNSKDSAYFYAQQAVDYGIKYNAPRQIADGYYLLGILTSNIDTSYYLLQQSYKQFLLNKNYNGATSMAKNIQNKIKNTKFSNQSPAWLDTISKYIVLIKEHNYTYHYLLNKYYEEISDRYFFKNNLDSAYYYLKLSKEHMKQSDINVNQTEISQAEIDNITSTERFKAEALTRQTKFQKILLSILVLGLISALIVAYNLNSKKIKIEKQRTLIQNQNEELAHSFQRQSMLLSEIHHRVKNNLQLVISLLTLHFNKVKDNKEYQYLEDISNKVRSIALIHEHLYHTEQFEKIELKSYLKDLLEHYLALHTSDTEFAYEIIEDQAIHLNLETVMPIGIICTELISNSLKYGRRPDQMLKLEFKLQSLESKYILKFHDNGIETNRKFTDQIKSGMGTLLIDSMVRQLQAQSSPTINGTASFNLVFQEKIISKV
- a CDS encoding LytTR family transcriptional regulator DNA-binding domain-containing protein, producing the protein MNNLKVLIVEDEVLIAETIRMYLEELNYIVTAICISYDEAIEAFHLNTPDLVLLDIRLFGAKSGIDVAHYLNSLDNKPPYVFLTSQIDKRILDAAIQTLPYGYITKPFLKETLWASIETAYHMYKSHIGEDDSIIINDGKKNHILSLDKILMLQADHVYTRFIMNDHIEYLCRNPLHHFQNKLPNTEFVKCHRSYVVNLRYIKNWNSFELTMNNGTKVPISKSHRDLVYQLLNK
- a CDS encoding peptidoglycan DD-metalloendopeptidase family protein, with the protein product MKKVMLLIWCLLFFLFISISFGQVNSGFQISNEDYGNFSSNNAEHPCISEEQYLMIEQSCKENIQLLQSKGVLHENSAAVTLFNWPLKAANGLSDCSFYRISAYVDQNTVSGTIQDFSCGTNTYDGHRGTDISIWPFNFYKMDHDFVEVIAAAPGIIINKHDGEFDKNCAANNQTANYLIIRHADGSQANYWHMKKNSLTKKVIGESVLAGEYLGIVGSSGSSTGPHLHFEVWAGSTVATRVDPYAGNCNTLNAISWWANQKSYMETGIVKVSVNTTDIVFPACPATETPNESDVFQIPFQGAGLAPGFAKFYIFIREEMSGLTANMSILNPDGTTFTSWTYMSTAANKTRINGFSKKLPTTPGIYTFMANYNGTICSKTFKITAATNTDNLNHENKSIIYPNPSSGTFILEMKESVATEIEIFNLLGVIVYRASIIKPITEFNLNLPANIYLYKIRNENKVSDTGKLLIK
- a CDS encoding T9SS type A sorting domain-containing protein → MSYSFVYSGNFTTGNMRFTQGQKDRARAVLLAIAYHPYVFSNGCTPVTLNDAAIQSVSYPLQTTYTYECIAPYHLIPKVNVRNFGSNVLTSVVINYKLDNGVLNFYEWNGILGSNASTQVTLPAIEIANGNHNLLMYISNPNHLQDGYINNDSLSFDFNYKSIPTLELKGDVTNVSCFGGQDGMASVLAKTKVEIKEDWETSSDWNLVNGSEVNHWVIGTATSNGGNKSIYISKDNTNNTYNTYTSSIVHFYKDFYFPPGATNIKIKFDWKGEGEFSNVPGGVDYMRVFLIPADQVVQPLFQILSPPYLGSYHSQATYTTDSITGIDNIAGSSKRLVFSWRNNYDYGSQAPASVDNIIVSYELPNTYSYIWNSNPVQAEVNLINLSANEYQVSVSDDNGCSASLSLNVLQPDPIQATITANGPTTFCHGGQVVLSANDAEHFMWNNGSTTQDIVVESTGDYVVTITDANGCTAVSSVTSVQVNDQILSTILASVPTTFCQGENVMLKSELASTYLWNTGATTQEINVPTSGNYQVTITDINGCIGISPVTAVIVHELPIAEIGASSETAFCQGNSVILSSNPATSYLWNNGSIDQQINVTTSGQFIVTITDENGCNGISDPMLVTVNQVPPMPEPIVGESSAVCANSIKQYSVPLVNNTYYHWSAPSGASIIQGQATNQITLQFGPIFKNGTLSVVMYNECGLSPIRKLVINSVPPIPTSISGSAYSNCNTTSVYKTNKIIGASAYTWTTNILGAVINSNPSPGDTIMTISFPLFTTGTISVVAVNSCGSSLVRTINVTGTPPAASKIFGVTNPCAGTLQNYYIAKIPGATSYEWTVPQGCVITSGANTNIIQVLIGNSAGDITVSGVNACGIGAPNKLTLPLPCSSLTSRKLESPALNIFPNPTSGTIQISFIGLEAAVGKMQFINIEGIVIDSKTVEYSKGLNELSYDLSPFGKGVYLIQFITKHETQTVKVVND